A region of Numida meleagris isolate 19003 breed g44 Domestic line chromosome 26, NumMel1.0, whole genome shotgun sequence DNA encodes the following proteins:
- the DHX8 gene encoding ATP-dependent RNA helicase DHX8, which yields MADLAALEELAKLEYLSLVSKVCTELDNHLGINDKDLAEFVISLAEKNSTFDTFKAVLLKNGAEFTDSLISNLLRLIQTMRPPSKPSTSKEAIAKPKSEKERLKELFPALCRPDNPNIRNMLDEDDVKVAADALKELEALMPSADRQGKQRNSDHRAKKKRRSRSRSRDRKRRHRSRSRSRSRTRDRNRGKSRYRSRSRSRSPSRDRRDRDKYVEKSNERWRDKHVDRPPPEEPSIGDIYNGKVTSIMQFGCFVQLEGLRKRWEGLVHISELRREGRVANVADVVSKGQRVKVKVLSFTGSKTSLSMKDVDQDTGEDLNPNRRRNLVGETNEETSMRNPDRPSHLSLVNAPEVEDDTLERKRLTRISDPEKWEIKQMIAANVLSKEEFPDFDEETGILPKVDDEEDEDLEIELVEEEPPFLRGHTKQSMDMSPIKIVKNPDGSLSQAAMMQSALAKERRELKQAQREAEMDSIPMGLNTHWVDPLPDVDGRQIAANMRGIGMMPNDIPEWKKHAFGGNKASYGKKTQLSIIEQRESLPIFRLKEQLIQAVHDNQILIVIGETGSGKTTQITQYLAEAGYTSRGKIGCTQPRRVAAMSVAKRVSEEFGCCLGQEVGYTIRFEDCTSPETVIKYMTDGMLLRECLIDPDLTQYAIIMLDEAHERTIHTDVLFGLLKKTVQKRQDMKLIVTSATLDAVKFSQYFYEAPIFTIPGRTYPVEILYTKEPETDYLDASLITVMQIHLTEPPGDILVFLTGQEEIDTACEILYERMKSLGPDVPELIILPVYSALPSEMQTRIFDPAPPGSRKVVIATNIAETSLTIDGIYYVVDPGFVKQKVYNSKTGIDQLVVTPISQAQAKQRAGRAGRTGPGKCYRLYTERAYRDEMLTTNVPEIQRTNLASTVLSLKAMGINDLLSFDFMDAPPMETLITAMEQLYTLGALDDEGLLTRLGRRMAEFPLEPMLCKMLIMSVHLGCSEEMLTIVSMLSVQNVFYRPKDKQALADQKKAKFHQTEGDHLTLLAVYNSWKNNKFSNPWCYENFIQARSLRRAQDIRKQMLGIMDRHKLDVVSCGKATVRVQKAICSGFFRNAAKKDPQEGYRTLIDQQVVYIHPSSALFNRQPEWVVYHELVLTTKEYMREVTTIDPRWLVEFAPAFFKVSDPTKLSKQKKQQRLEPLYNRYEEPNAWRISRAFRRR from the exons ATGGCGGACCTGGCGGCGCTGGAGGAGCTCGCCAAGCTCGAGTACTTGTCGCTGGTCTCCAAGGTCTGCACCGAGCTCGACAACCACCTGGGCATCAACGACAAGGACCTGG CCGAATTTGTGATCAGCCTCGCTGAGAAAAACTCGACATTTGACACGTTTAAAGCTGTCCTTCTAAAGAATGGGGCTGAGTTCACT GATTCCCTTATTAGTAACTTGCTACGTCTCATACAGACAATGCGGCCTCCATCAAAACCATCTACGAGTAAAG AGGCCATTGCCAAACCCAAATCGGAAAAGGAAAGGTTGAAGGAATTGTTTCCAGCCCTTTGCAGGCCAGACAATCCCAACATTAGG AACATGCTGGATGAAGATGATGTGAAAGTGGCAGCTGATGCACTGAAAGAACTTGAAGCTCTGATGCCTAGTGCAGACAGGCAAGGCAAACAAAGGAACAGTGACCACCG ggcaaagaaaaagaggaggagcCGAAGCCGTAGCAGGGACAGGAAACGAAGGCACAGATCTCGCTCTAGGTCTCGTTCTAGGACTCGGGATAGGAACAGGGGTAAATCCAGATACCGCTCACGGAGCAGGAGCCGGAGTCCAAGTAGGGACCGTAGGGATCGAGACAAGTATGTCGAGAAGAGCAATGAGAGATGGAGAGACAAGCATGTAGACCGTCCACCGCCTGAGGAGCCTTCCATTGGAGACATTTACAATGGGAAAGTCACCAGTATAATGCAATTTGGGTGCTTTGTGCAGCTGGAAGGGCTAAG GAAGCGTTGGGAGGGCTTGGTCCACATCTCAGAGCTTCGAAGAGAAGGACGTGTTGCCAACGTTGCTGATGTTGTGAGCAAAGGACAAAGAGTAAAGGTCAAAGTGTTATCCTTTACTGGATCCAAAACTAGCCTGAGCATGAAG GATGTTGATCAAGACACTGGGGAAGACTTGAATCCAAACCGGAGGAGAAACTTGGTTGGAGAAACCAATGAAGAAACTTCTATGAGAAACCCAGATAGACCCAGTCACCTGTCCTTGGTGAATGCCCCGGAGGTGGAGGATGATACCCTGGAACGGAAACGCCTGACCCGAATTTCAGACccagagaaatgggaaataaagcAG ATGATTGCAGCTAATGTGCTTTCCAAGGAAGAGTTTCCTGACTTTGATGAGGAGACTGGGATTCTTCCTAAAGTTGACGATGAAGAAG ATGAAGATCTCGAGATTGAGTTAGTTGAAGAGGAACCACCATTCCTTCGAGGTCATACTAAACAGAGTATGGATATGAGTCCTATCAAAATAGTAAAG aatcCAGATGGTTCATTGTCCCAGGCTGCAATGATGCAGAGTGCTTTAgctaaagaaagaagagaacttAAACAAGCccaaagagaagcagagatggATTCTATCCCCATGGGACTCAACACGCATTGGGTGGATCCTCTCCCTGATG tGGATGGAAGACAAATAGCTGCAAATATGCGAGGTATTGGGATGATGCCCAATGATATCCCAGAGTGGAAGAAACATGCATTTGGTGGCAACAAAGCCTCTTATGGTAAGAAGACACAGCTTTCTATCATTGAGCAGAGAGAGAGTCTCCCAATCTTCCGACTGAAGGAGCAGCTGATACAA GCTGTGCATGACAACCAGATTCTGATTGTTATTGGAGAGACAGGATCTGGGAAAACAACGCAGATTACCCAATACCTGGCTGAGGCAGGGTACACATCGAGAGGAAAGATTGGATGTACTCAGCCTCGCAGAGTGGCTGCAATGTCTGTTGCGAAGAGAGTATCAGAAGAATTTGGTTGCTGTCTGGGACAAGAG GTTGGCTACACCATTCGATTTGAAGACTGCACTAGCCCTGAAACTGTCATCAAGTACATGACGGATGGTATGTTGCTGAGAGAATGCTTGATAGATCCTGATCTGACCCAGTATGCCATCATTATGCTGGATGAAGCCCACGAGAGGACGATTCATACAGATGTGCTCTTTGGGCTCCTAAAGAAG ACAGTGCAGAAGCGGCAGGATATGAAGCTGATAGTGACATCAGCAACACTGGATGCTGTGAAGTTCTCTCAGTATTTCTACGAGGCTCCAATCTTCACAATTCCTGGCAGAACGTACCCAGTCGAAATTCTGTACACCAAAGAGCCAGAGACAGATTATTTGGATGCTAGTCTGATTACAGTAATGCAGATCCACTTAACTGAACCACCAG GCGACATTTTGGTGTTTCTAACTGGTCAGGAGGAGATTGACACAGCCTGTGAGATCCTTTATGAAAGGATGAAATCTCTGGGACCTGACGTTCCAGAGCTGATTATCCTGCCAGTATATTCAGCCTTACCCAGTGAAATGCAAACCAGGATCTTTGACCCAGCCCCACCAGGAAGCAGAAAG GTGGTTATTGCCACTAACATTGCTGAGACATCGCTTACTATTGATGGAATATATTATGTAGTTGATCCTGGCTTTGTGAAACAGAAGGTATACAACTCCAAGACTGGGATTGACCAGCTGGTCGTTACACCAATTTCACAG GCTCAAGCAAAGCAGCGAGCAGGAAGAGCTGGCAGAACAGGACCTGGGAAGTGCTACAGGCTGTACACAGAGCGTGCTTATCGAGATGAGATGCTAACCACCAACGTGCCTGAAATCCAGAGAACAAATTTAGCCAGTACAGTACTCTCCCTGAAG GCTATGGGCATCAATGATTTGCTATCCTTCGACTTTATGGATGCTCCCCCAATGGAAACTCTCATCACTGCCATGGAGCAGCTGTACACTCTGGGAGCTCTGGATGATGAGGGACTACTCACTCGACTTGGGCGCAGG ATGGCAGAATTCCCCTTGGAGCCCATGTTGTGTAAGATGCTGATCATGTCGGTACATCTGGGATGCAGCGAGGAAATGCTGACAATAGTCTCCATGCTGTCTGTTCAGAACGTGTTCTACAGGCCAAAG GATAAACAAGCACTCGCCGATCAAAAGAAAGCCAAGTTCCATCAGACAGAAGGTGACCACCTCACTCTGCTGGCTGTGTACAATTCCTGGAAGAACAATAAATTTTCAAATCCTTGGTGCTATGAAAATTTCATCCAAGCCCGCTCCTTACGCAGGGCACAGGACATCCGCAAGCAGATGCTGGGCATTATGGACAG GCACAAGCTGGATGTGGTGTCCTGTGGCAAGGCAACAGTTCGAGTGCAGAAGGCTATTTGCAGTGGCTTCTTCCGAAATGCAGCTAAGAAGGATCCCCAGGAGGGTTATCGAACACTCATTGATCAGCAAGTAGTCTACATTCATCCATCCAGTGCTCTCTTCAACAGGCAGCCAGAATG GGTGGTGTATCACGAGCTGGTGCTGACCACCAAGGAGTACATGCGTGAAGTGACGACCATCGATCCCCGCTGGCTGGTGGAATTCGCCCCGGCTTTCTTCAAGGTTTCAGACCCAACCAAactgagcaaacagaaaaagcagcagcgcCTTGAACCTCTGTACAACCGCTACGAGGAGCCCAACGCCTGGAGAATATCGCGTGCGTTCAGACGGCGATAA
- the PHB gene encoding prohibitin, with the protein MAAKVFESIGKFGLGLAVAGGVVNSALYNVDAGHRAVIFDRFRGVQDTVVGEGTHFLIPWVQKPIIFDCRSRPRNIPVITGSKDLQNVNITLRILFRPVTAQLPRIFTSIGEDYDERVLPSITTEILKSVVARFDAGELITQRELVSRQVSEDLTERAATFGLILDDVSLTHLTFGKEFTEAVEMKQVAQQEAERARFIVEKAEQQKKAAVISAEGDSKAAELIANSLATAGDGLIELRKLEAAEDIAYQLSRSRNITYLPSGQSVLLQLPQ; encoded by the exons ATGGCCGCGAAAGTGTTTGAAAGCATTGGGAAGTTCGGCCTGGGGCTGGCTGTCGCAGGTGGAGTTGTCAATTCTGCTCTTTACAATG ttgATGCAGGCCACAGAGCTGTTATCTTTGACCGATTCCGTGGGGTTCAGGACACAGTGGTAGGAGAAGGCACCCATTTCCTCATCCCCTGGGTACAGAAACCAATCATTTTTGACTGCCGTTCTCGCCCACGTAACATACCTGTCATCACTGGCAGCAAAG ATCTACAGAATGTGAACATCACGTTGCGTATCCTGTTTAGACCGGTGACTGCGCAGTTACCTCGGATTTTCACAAGTATTGGAGAGGACTACGATGAGCGTGTCCTGCCCTCAATCACAACTGAAATCCTCAAATCCGTTGTG GCTCGCTTTGATGCTGGAGAATTGATCACTCAAAGAGAACTGGTCTCCAGGCAAGTAAGTGAAGACCTCACAGAGCGAGCAGCGACTTTTGGCCTCATTCTGGATGATGTATCTTTG ACCCATCTGACCTTTGGCAAGGAGTTCACTGAAGCAGTTGAAATGAAGCAAGTGGCCCAACAAGAAGCAGAGCGAGCCAGGTTCATTGTGGAAAAG GCcgagcagcagaagaaagcagctgtcaTCTCAGCTGAGGGAGACTCAAAAGCAGCTGAGCTGATTGCCAACTCACTAGCCACTGCAGGTGATGGCTTAATTGAGCTACGCAAGCTGGAGGCAGCTGAAGATATTGCTTACCAGCTCTCACGGTCTCGCAACATCACCTACTTGCCCTCTGGACAATCTGTACTCCTCCAGCTGCCACAGTGA